One Oryza sativa Japonica Group chromosome 8, ASM3414082v1 DNA window includes the following coding sequences:
- the LOC4345621 gene encoding THO complex subunit 4D isoform X1, which yields MAYYARRGGDRVSGGGRVQGGGGGGGGGGRGGYVLRGRSGMPPRGPLGLGVNSRPSARTIAKSFSRTKDMTWRPDLFSDSMAASGIETGTKLYISNLDYGVSNEDIKELFSEVGHLKRFAVHFDGYGRPNGTAEVVFTRRSDAIAALKRYNNVLLDGKAMKIEVIGSDLGLPMTPRINVVGASNGRPTRTVVMTPEIGQRGSGSSSRPTGPTVNRYNRGAFQAGRGRGRGRGRAPFQSQFQGRGTGSVRGRGQFQGRGRGRRQAGKTADELDKDLETYHAEAMKTD from the exons ATGGCGTATTACGCCAGGAGGGGTGGGGATAGGGTTAGTGGTGGTGGCCGTGTtcaaggtggtggaggtggtggaggtggtggtgggagaGGTGGATATGTGCTGCGTGGAAGATCAGGGATGCCTCCTCGAGGGCCCCTTGGCCTCGGGGTTAACTCGCGGCCATCAGCGCGCACTATTGCTAAG TCTTTTAGCAGAACCAAAGACATGACCTGGAGACCTGATCTGTTTAGTGATAGTATGGCAGCTAGTGGAATTGAAACTGGTACAAAATTGTACATTTCAAACTTGGACTATGGGGTTTCCAATGAGGATATAAAG GAGCTGTTTTCAGAAGTTGGTCACTTGAAGCGCTTTGCTGTTCACTTTGATGGTTATGGGCGCCCAAAT GGCACAGCAGAAGTGGTGTTTACTAGGAGAAGTGATGCAATTGCTGCATTGAAACGTTACAATAATGTTCTGCTTGATGGTAAAGCTATGAAGATAGAAGTTATTGGAAGTGACTTAGGTTTGCCTATGACACCTCGCATAAATGTGGTTGGGGCTTCTAATGGCAGACCTACAAGAACAGTTGTTATGAC GCCTGAAATTGGCCAGCGTGGCAGTGGTTCCAGCAGTAGACCAACAGGTCCTACAGT TAATAGATATAACCGTGGTGCCTTCCAAGCTGGCCGGGGCCGAGGCCGTGGCAGGGGTCGTGCCCCATTCCAGTCCCAGTTCCAGGGCCGTGGCACTGGCAGTGTCAGGGGCCGTGGTCAATTCCAGGGCCGTGGTCGCGGAAGGAGGCAAGCTGGGAAGACTGCAGATGAGCTGGACAAAGACCTGGAAACTTATCATGCTGAGGCAA
- the LOC4345621 gene encoding THO complex subunit 4D isoform X2, whose translation MAYYARRGGDRVSGGGRVQGGGGGGGGGGRGGYVLRGRSGMPPRGPLGLGVNSRPSARTIAKSFSRTKDMTWRPDLFSDSMAASGIETGTKLYISNLDYGVSNEDIKELFSEVGHLKRFAVHFDGYGRPNGTAEVVFTRRSDAIAALKRYNNVLLDGKAMKIEVIGSDLGLPMTPRINVVGASNGRPTRTVVMTNRYNRGAFQAGRGRGRGRGRAPFQSQFQGRGTGSVRGRGQFQGRGRGRRQAGKTADELDKDLETYHAEAMKTD comes from the exons ATGGCGTATTACGCCAGGAGGGGTGGGGATAGGGTTAGTGGTGGTGGCCGTGTtcaaggtggtggaggtggtggaggtggtggtgggagaGGTGGATATGTGCTGCGTGGAAGATCAGGGATGCCTCCTCGAGGGCCCCTTGGCCTCGGGGTTAACTCGCGGCCATCAGCGCGCACTATTGCTAAG TCTTTTAGCAGAACCAAAGACATGACCTGGAGACCTGATCTGTTTAGTGATAGTATGGCAGCTAGTGGAATTGAAACTGGTACAAAATTGTACATTTCAAACTTGGACTATGGGGTTTCCAATGAGGATATAAAG GAGCTGTTTTCAGAAGTTGGTCACTTGAAGCGCTTTGCTGTTCACTTTGATGGTTATGGGCGCCCAAAT GGCACAGCAGAAGTGGTGTTTACTAGGAGAAGTGATGCAATTGCTGCATTGAAACGTTACAATAATGTTCTGCTTGATGGTAAAGCTATGAAGATAGAAGTTATTGGAAGTGACTTAGGTTTGCCTATGACACCTCGCATAAATGTGGTTGGGGCTTCTAATGGCAGACCTACAAGAACAGTTGTTATGAC TAATAGATATAACCGTGGTGCCTTCCAAGCTGGCCGGGGCCGAGGCCGTGGCAGGGGTCGTGCCCCATTCCAGTCCCAGTTCCAGGGCCGTGGCACTGGCAGTGTCAGGGGCCGTGGTCAATTCCAGGGCCGTGGTCGCGGAAGGAGGCAAGCTGGGAAGACTGCAGATGAGCTGGACAAAGACCTGGAAACTTATCATGCTGAGGCAA
- the LOC107281957 gene encoding agamous-like MADS-box protein AGL80 → MVYGEGEVQATEVWLSVQEATRVLERFKAMPQLDRYKKTMDLDGFIKERTDKLQEKLHKVRRDADESETKILIVEAFYSRCAGLEDLTIEQLTSLGWMADAQLKIVNNSHGVHTASRVSAASVGRSDITIPAIVAVACPPAQSPIFGAESPISWHLSLLSLFPVAWLAGGAAKRVVPVSK, encoded by the exons ATGGTGTATGGTGAGGGCGAGGTGCAAGCAACAGAGGTTTGGCTGTCGGTGCAGGAGGCGACGAGGGTTCTTGAGCGCTTCAAGGCCATGCCACAGCTAGACAGATACAAGAAGACGATGGATCTGGATGGCTTCATCAAGGAGCGCACCGACAAGCTCCAAGAAAAGTTGCACAAGGTAAGACGTGATGCCGATGAAAGCGAGACCAAGATACTCATCGTTGAAGCCTTCTATAGCCGCTGCGCAGGCCTCGAGGATCTTACCATTGAGCAGCTTACCAGCCTTGGCTGGATGGCAGATGCACAACTCAAGATCGTCAACAACTCA CACGGTGTCCACACGGCTTCCCGCGTCAGTGCAGCCAGCGTCGGCCGTAGCGACATCACTATTCCCGCCATCGTGGCGGTGGCGTGCCCGCCCGCGCAGAGCCCCATCTTCGGGGCCGAGAGCCCCATCTCGTGGCAtctttcccttctctctctcttccccgtCGCATGGTTAGCGGGAGGCGCGGCGAAGCGCGTGGTGCCGGTGTCCAAGTGA